The window AGGATATTCGCGGGCATTACGAATCCCTCAGGCAAAAATCCAGAAGATCTGTCTATACCGCCGGATCTTAAGGCAAAGCAGGACGAGGACGGATCTATTCTGACCATCGACGTGCCGGAACCCAAAAATGACGATTCAGTAAAAAGCGATAAAGAGATAGCCCGTTCGGGATACTGGAGGATATTATGGTGAGTTACACCAAATACGTCGGGGTGATCGCTTTGCTGATGCTCCTCCTAGTTCCCTGTGGTTCATACGCAGAGAACCTTGAACTGACCGGTAGAATCTCAAAAGTCGAGCGGCCCCTCAGGAGAATGGAGTTGAATCAAGGGGAGGGCATTATCTTTCCCGTCTTATGGAACGAGGAGACTATCTTCCTCGACGGAAAGGACGGCGCTGTTTCGCCTGCGGTTTTTTTCGATCTATATTCATCCAGACCTATATGGCTCTCGGCTATAGACGACGGGGAGAACCTCCTGGCTCAGAAAATAGCGGTTTCCCTGGAAATACAGTGACGGAGGTTTCCTATGGCTTTCTGGAAAAGAAAAAAGGCTAAAGACGCTATGGCCGGACTGGCCATTATGACCAGCGGTATCTACTACCTCGATCTGGCCAGAGAGGGCGAAGGTCTATCGGTCAAAAGACAGGAGTTTGTGGGATACTCAAGGGCAGCGGTCAAACAAAATGGCCTGGTGTACCCTATGGCGGTTCTGGATTCGGTCTACGAGCTATCCGCAAAAATAGGGGGCTTTTCCTGTCCTGTCTCCATCGGCTTGCCCTCCAGGGATTTTATGATCCGAAACGTCGATCTTCCTAATATGGATTTGCCTATGGCTAAAGATGCGGTTCAGTGGGATTTTGAAAAACACTTTCCCTATCCGGTTACCGAGGCGCTTTACGATGTATCCAACGTAGACCTGCCCTCGGGGAACGATAAAGAGGACACCGTCCATCTTCTGGTGGCGTCGGTTAAAAGGAGCAAGATAGAGCCCCTTCTGGACGGCTTTAAGGCCCACGGGGTGCCTATGCTGTCCATGGAGCCCAACAACGTAGCGGCCTTCAGGGCGATGGTGGGGAAGGGATATGAATCGGAACAGGGCTATATGGTCCTCATGGTCTACTCCGAAGGAGTGCAGTTCGTCATCGGCTTCAAGGAGAGCAGCCTTTTTTACAGGGCGGTCCCGTTTCCCGCCGATCTGGCTATGGGAATTGACGAGCTCGGCAACAGGGTTGTCAGCGAGATTCAGGCTACTTTAAACTACATAAAGACCATTTTCAGGGATCTGCCTATCGGCAGCATAATCCTAGGAGGGGATCACTCGGTGAGGGAGGTCCTCAGAGAGAGGATCTCCCGTAGTATGGAGACTCCGGTGCTGGTGGTCTCGCCCTGGCAAAACTGGAATATAGCCGGTGCCCCTGAGGAGTCCGGGGAGAGCGAGTCGGTCGTAGGACTGGCTGTGAGGGATCTGTTATGACAAAATTTAACGTTTTGCCAGAGGAGTACAGGGTAAAGGACAGCACGGAAAAGCTAAATCCCCTTAAGCTCCTTTTCCCTGTGGTTATGGTATCCTTTCTACTGATCTCCCTTTTAACTTTAGGTGTAGGGTCTTTAAAATACGTAAAGCTCAACCACCGGTTAGAGGGGTTGATACTGGAGAGGGATGTGCTGAGAGCTCAGGGAGAAAAGCTTATAATGGAGCTTGGAAGGCTGAAGGAGAAGGAGTCGGTAGTGGTCGCCACTACTAACCTGTTAAAAGGGGATATCCCGTTGCTTGAGCTTTTTCGCCAGATAGAGCTTTCCCTTCCTGGAGGTGTATGGCTGTCCTCCCTCTCGGCGGAGCAGGAAAAGGCCCAGCTTAACGGCTTTTCCTACAACGAAAACGACGTGGTCCTGTTCGCTACTGGGCTTATGCAGTCCCCTATCGTCGGTCAGGTGGGCTTTCCCAATACCAGGCGGGTAACCAGGGACGGTCATAGTCTGGTCGAGTTCAGGCTGAGCTGTACTTTGGTGATGCCATGAACGAGAGAACGATGAGAGCTGCGCTGTTTACGTCGCTGTTTCTTTTTCCTCTTCTTTTTTTAGGCCTCTCTTGGTTTATGTTCTCCAGGGTTACGGAGCTAGGGGAGGAGATAGGCAGGGTTCAGAAGGAACTCTCCCTTTACGGCAGACAGGTTATGTCGACGGAGAGGAGAATCACTATGTATAAAGATGTCTTAGCGGCGGTCAATCTCGGGACCTCCGAGACCCCGGAGAGCGGGGTTGAGCTGTTTTCAATAGTTCAGAGACACCTAACCGCTAACGGCGTTCTCTCCAGGGTCATAGACGAGGCGGGAAAACCGACTCCTCAAGGTGATAGAGGGGTTAGAATCAGTTTTGAAGGGGCATACCCCGCCTTCATAAGGACCTTAGCGGACTGGAGACAGATGGAAGTAGCCCTTAGGGTAAAACAGCTGTCCATTACTGGGCAGGGCGATCTGGTAAAAGGGGATATTCTCCTAGAGACCATCTTCGGGAAGTGATTCGATGCTGACCTTAGATTACAACTCCGATACGCTGAAAAACTGGTATAAAGAGATACTCGAAGGAGACGAGAGGGACAGGAGGATTATCCGATGGGCGGCTCTTACCGTTATGCTTCTCTCTATCGCTGGTTCGTCTTTTGCACTTTATAGGGTATATAATGTAAACCCTCCAGCTCCTGGACCTATGCCTCCTATCTCGGTGGAGGAGGACAGAAAGAAGGTAGAGGAGTCAGTCGAACTCTACCGCACCATAATAGCCACCAGAAGGGACAGCCAGAGAATAGCCAACGATATAGTGAGGCTAGGCAGAAACCCTTTGATGAAAATGGAGTCCCCTAAAGAGGTCGCTCTCATTTCACCTGAGCCTTCTGTGGTCGATCTAGTCGACCTTCCTCCTATCGTCCTGGTTAGGGCGGTAATGGTTATAGGTCGAAACAGCGCCGCTGTGGTTGATATAGAAGGGGTTGGAGAGGGTATAGTGATAAAAAAAGGTATGTCCTTTTTAGGGGGTAAAGGCCGCTTTATCTCCATAAACTCAAAAGAACTGGTTTTTCGCTGGAACGGCAAGAATATTACAGTTCCGGTGGATCTGTAAAGGGGGATTAGCTAAAATGAGAATCGTCTATATTCTACTTACCGTCTTTGCCCTGTATGGTTCCGCTTTCGCCGATCCCCTGTCGGAGATGAGCACCGTATCGGGGGTGACGCCTCAGCAGGCCGGAGCGGACAGGGTTAGTCTATCGGTTACAGGAGGGAGACTCCCGAGGCCCGAGATCGACGACAGCGATCCCGGCAAGATAGAGATATTTTTTAGAAACACCGTTATGCCGGCGTCTAGATGGGAAAAAGAGTATTCCTTTCCACTTCTGTCCAAGATAGAGATTGAGCACGTGAAGGACGGCCTTAAGATGACTCTGACCACCGGAGACAGGCTGATGGTGAGAGGAGTTAAAGGGGAAGAGGGGGCAAACAGGATGACCTTTGACCTTCGTACCTGGACCTCCGCCCAGAGGGCGGAGTCGGAGAGGGTGATGGCTGCCCCTAAGGCGCCTCCTGTAGACCAAAGCGATCCCTTTCAGACCGACAAGAAGATAACCATAGACTTTAGATACGTGGCAATTCAGGATGTCTTTCGTATGTTAGGGGATATAATGAACTTAAACGTAGTGCTCGATCCCTCTATGTCCGACGTTCCTCCTCTCACGATGAAGTTCGAGGACGCACCTCTGAAAGAGGTGTTCGGATATCTTATGAGGCTCTACAGGTTTACCTATGCCAAGGTCGGTAGAACCATTATAATAGGGGCACCGGAGTCCATCTCCCGGGCTATGGGAGATGAGAAGACCAGGTCTTTCCAGGTGGCCTATTCGGACGTGAAGGCTATGCCCGATATCCTTCAGGGTCTCACCACCATACCGAAGGAAAATATACTGGTGGACGAGAGGCTGAGGCGACTGTTCGTTCAGGGCTCGGAAAACCAGCTTGCCCAGTTCGAGCGGGTACTCCAGAGGATAGATCATCCAGGCCAGCAGGTTATGCTCAGGGCGAGGATAGTGGAGATAAAAGACGACGCTACCGACGAACTTGAGACGATGCTAAACGCGGTGTACAAACACTGGTGGCTCAGTACCAGTTCTTCAGGAGCCAGAGGGGGATATTCCTACGTAAAAGACCCCGATAATTACAATCCTCCTACAGGGGATAAGAGGCCGGGAGGAATCGATTTTCCCGGGGTCCCTATCTCCGAGATTGGGGACGCAAAGACCAGGCTTCTCGATATGGGGCTTAGAGCGCTAGTTACCAGCAACAAAGGTAAGGTGCTGGCCAATCCTTCGGTGATAACCATAAGCGGTCAAAAAGCCTCCATAAAGCTGGTTGAGAACCTCAAATACATCTCAGCCAGGGACGAGGCGGGAAACCCCACCTACAGCGACGAGGAGGTCGGGCCTAAGCTGGAGTTTACCCCGGTTATCGGGAGGGACGGTATAATATCGGTGGAGCTCTCTATCTCCACCGGAGAGGTCGTCTCCTGGAAAGAGGGAAACCAGGGAGAGAAAGTCCCCCAGACAAGCAAGAGGGAGGTCGTTACCTCCGTTCGAGTCCGAGACGGAGAGCCTTTCGTGGTAGGGGGGCTTTTCAACGAGAGGAACTCGGTCAACACCACGAAAATACCTATTTTAGGGGACATTCCCCTCTTAGGTGAGCTTTTTAAGTCAAAGACCAAGATCAGCGATCGTACCGAGGTTGTAATGGTGGTGATTCCCTATATACTTGACGTTGAGGACGCCCCTATCGATAGTTGGGATATGTGATTTTACCCTGCGGCATTGACAGGTTCACCTATATATACTTATTATTATCCTCACAGATTTGTCCTCTGTAAAAGGACACTACCGGTGAACGTCGGGAGGTCAAGCCTATTTAATAGGAAATCTTACTAAAGAGTATTCTTACTCATATCAGAGAAGGCAGGTTCGTTGGATGGCACAAGTCGTTGATACAAGCAAGTTTTACCCCGGTATAAAGATATCCTGGCAAAATGGAATGTGGGAAGTCGTGGAGTTTCAGCATCACAAGATGGGAAGAGGGGGCGCGGTTGTCAAGACCAAGCTCAGAAACATAGACACCGGATCCATCATAGAGAACTCCTTCCGTTCGGGCGAAAAATTCGACAGAATAGTTTTCGAGCAGAAGGCCGCTCAGTTTCTGTACCAGGAAGGCGATAGCTACGTCTTTATGGACATGGAGAACTACGACCAGGTATACCTTTCCAGCGATACCCTGGGCCGAGCGGTAAAATACCTTATAGACAACCTAGAGGTTACCCTTGAGACCTTCGGAGAGAGGATCATGGGAGTGGAGCTTCCTAACAGCGTAGTTCTCAAGATCGTGGATACCAGCCCTAACTTTAAGGGAGATACCGCCTCTGGCGGCGGAAAACCGGCGGTTACCGAGACCGGTCTGACCGTAACGGTCCCTATGTTCGTCGAGGTAGGAGAGGATATAGTGGTGGATACCCGAACTGGAGATTATCTGGAGAGAGCGAAGAAGTAGATATCTCCGGCGGGTCGGTCGTTTACAAGGAGGTTTTCGATGAGTGCGAGGGAAAAGATAGCCTATATCAAAGGATTGCTTGATGCAGGAAAGCCTAAGGAGGGTTTTGACATGACCCTCTACGGTGCCATAGTGGATGCCCTCGACGCCGTCGTTGACCAGGTGGAGGATCAGGAAGAATGTCTTGCCGAACTGGTGGACGAGATGATGGACCTGGTGGAGTACTGTGAGGCGATCGGAGAGGAGCTAGGAGCCCTCGACGAGGATTGGGAAGATCAGGATTACTACGAAGAGGATGATCTTATGCCCGTCGAGGAAGATGGGCAGATGGATCTTTACGAGTCGATTCTGTGCCCCTTCTGTTCCACTATGTTTTACTACCGACCGGACCTATTTAAGGAAGACGATCTGATTAATTGCCCTAACTGTAAGAGGACTTTTGCCCCCTCGGAGGTTGAGCTTGAGGAGGAATGACCTATGGATGAGATGAGTAGTGCCGTTGAGACCGAGATGGCAGAGGTCGTCGACGTCGATAAAGCCATAGATGAGGCGGAGAGAGAGAACCTCTCCGATGTATCTGGTAAGGTCCATATCTCCGAGGATGTAATCACAGAGCTGGCGAGACAGTCTTTGGTCAAAATCTCTGGGATACAGCCCGCAAGTTCGAGCATAGCCTCTAAGCTAGGTCTTGGACGAAAGGTAACCGAAGGGGTAAAGGTCTCTATCGACGAAGGCGATTCTCCCTCTATCTCCGTTGACGCTTTTGTAATGGTCAAGTACGGTCTCAGGATTCCAGACCTCGCCTGGGATGTCCAGGAGACCATCAAGAACGAGCTGGAGTCTATGACGGGATACACGGTTAATTACGTGAACATATACGTTCAGGGCGTCTACTTCAACGACCCTAAGACCGATACTTCCCTGGAGGAAACAACTCCCCCCGATAAGTCCGTCGGAGACCTTTACCCCGACGGGAAAACCGATGGGCATCCTAGCGTGCTCCCGGAGGATCAGGGATAGCTTAAGGGTCGGCTCGTTAGCGAGTCGACCTTTTTCGTTAATATAGGAGGGTCTTCGTGTATCTGAAATGGGTCAGCGGCAACGGAGGATCAATTTTTTTTTCCAAGCCAGGATTGAGGGACTTTGTCGAAAGCCGGATCTACGAAGGTGTTATCTGTCGGGATATAGATATAATGGACGATAATAACCATCTTTTAGTGTCTTTGGTCACCGCAGAGGACTCTTTTTATCTGGATAAGTTGAGGCTATCGGAGAATTTGGTAAAAGACCTGAACTCTATGGGTATCCAGGCTATGGTGTCCTGGATACACAAAGAGGAGGAGGGAGAGCTAGAGGAGCCCTCTTTCCTGGAGAAGCCCCTCTTTTGGGGTGTCGTCGGAACCTCTCTTTCCGCTGTTTTAGCTATGGGTATAGTAAGTACCCTTACCTGTCTGATGGTAGGAGGGGCTTTCTACGGATTGGCGGTATTTATGGGCTCCGATTCCGGTAAGAATATCAAAGAAAGTATATATAGCCTTATAAAGGAGATTTTAGATTGAGCAAAAAGCCGCCTCACCACAAAAAGCACATGGCAAGGGAGATAGCTCTGCAACTTCTGTACAGTATGGATGTGACCAAGAACATGGAGCCTGACCGATCGCTGGATAACTTTGATTTTGAACAGTTTGATCCCGAACAGGAAGATGTAAAGCGCGAGGTATCCTCAATCGTCAAAGGTGTTGTGGACAACTTAGTGACCATAGATAACATGATAAACCGCAACGTCGTCGGATGGAGAGCCGACAGAATGGTCGCGGTGGATAGAGCCGCCATAAGGATGGCCATATACGAGGGGATGGTCGCTAGGTCTATTCCTGTAGCGGTAGCTATATCGGAGGCGATTTCCAT is drawn from Dethiosulfovibrio salsuginis and contains these coding sequences:
- a CDS encoding Asp23/Gls24 family envelope stress response protein; translation: MDEMSSAVETEMAEVVDVDKAIDEAERENLSDVSGKVHISEDVITELARQSLVKISGIQPASSSIASKLGLGRKVTEGVKVSIDEGDSPSISVDAFVMVKYGLRIPDLAWDVQETIKNELESMTGYTVNYVNIYVQGVYFNDPKTDTSLEETTPPDKSVGDLYPDGKTDGHPSVLPEDQG
- a CDS encoding type II secretion system protein GspD, which produces MRIVYILLTVFALYGSAFADPLSEMSTVSGVTPQQAGADRVSLSVTGGRLPRPEIDDSDPGKIEIFFRNTVMPASRWEKEYSFPLLSKIEIEHVKDGLKMTLTTGDRLMVRGVKGEEGANRMTFDLRTWTSAQRAESERVMAAPKAPPVDQSDPFQTDKKITIDFRYVAIQDVFRMLGDIMNLNVVLDPSMSDVPPLTMKFEDAPLKEVFGYLMRLYRFTYAKVGRTIIIGAPESISRAMGDEKTRSFQVAYSDVKAMPDILQGLTTIPKENILVDERLRRLFVQGSENQLAQFERVLQRIDHPGQQVMLRARIVEIKDDATDELETMLNAVYKHWWLSTSSSGARGGYSYVKDPDNYNPPTGDKRPGGIDFPGVPISEIGDAKTRLLDMGLRALVTSNKGKVLANPSVITISGQKASIKLVENLKYISARDEAGNPTYSDEEVGPKLEFTPVIGRDGIISVELSISTGEVVSWKEGNQGEKVPQTSKREVVTSVRVRDGEPFVVGGLFNERNSVNTTKIPILGDIPLLGELFKSKTKISDRTEVVMVVIPYILDVEDAPIDSWDM
- the efp gene encoding elongation factor P → MAQVVDTSKFYPGIKISWQNGMWEVVEFQHHKMGRGGAVVKTKLRNIDTGSIIENSFRSGEKFDRIVFEQKAAQFLYQEGDSYVFMDMENYDQVYLSSDTLGRAVKYLIDNLEVTLETFGERIMGVELPNSVVLKIVDTSPNFKGDTASGGGKPAVTETGLTVTVPMFVEVGEDIVVDTRTGDYLERAKK
- a CDS encoding PilN domain-containing protein, with amino-acid sequence MTKFNVLPEEYRVKDSTEKLNPLKLLFPVVMVSFLLISLLTLGVGSLKYVKLNHRLEGLILERDVLRAQGEKLIMELGRLKEKESVVVATTNLLKGDIPLLELFRQIELSLPGGVWLSSLSAEQEKAQLNGFSYNENDVVLFATGLMQSPIVGQVGFPNTRRVTRDGHSLVEFRLSCTLVMP
- a CDS encoding CD1247 N-terminal domain-containing protein, giving the protein MSAREKIAYIKGLLDAGKPKEGFDMTLYGAIVDALDAVVDQVEDQEECLAELVDEMMDLVEYCEAIGEELGALDEDWEDQDYYEEDDLMPVEEDGQMDLYESILCPFCSTMFYYRPDLFKEDDLINCPNCKRTFAPSEVELEEE
- the pilM gene encoding type IV pilus biogenesis protein PilM, whose translation is MAFWKRKKAKDAMAGLAIMTSGIYYLDLAREGEGLSVKRQEFVGYSRAAVKQNGLVYPMAVLDSVYELSAKIGGFSCPVSIGLPSRDFMIRNVDLPNMDLPMAKDAVQWDFEKHFPYPVTEALYDVSNVDLPSGNDKEDTVHLLVASVKRSKIEPLLDGFKAHGVPMLSMEPNNVAAFRAMVGKGYESEQGYMVLMVYSEGVQFVIGFKESSLFYRAVPFPADLAMGIDELGNRVVSEIQATLNYIKTIFRDLPIGSIILGGDHSVREVLRERISRSMETPVLVVSPWQNWNIAGAPEESGESESVVGLAVRDLL
- the nusB gene encoding transcription antitermination factor NusB; the protein is MSKKPPHHKKHMAREIALQLLYSMDVTKNMEPDRSLDNFDFEQFDPEQEDVKREVSSIVKGVVDNLVTIDNMINRNVVGWRADRMVAVDRAAIRMAIYEGMVARSIPVAVAISEAISMAKVFGTDESGKFVNGVLAKVLKASDLAE